CCTTTTTTAATATCAACAAACAATAACGATTCGTTAATCCGTAACCTTAGTAAATTCGCAGTTATTAGTTAATTGATAACCCTTTCGGTTAGTTAAAGTAGCAATAAAATTATGAATTTTGATTCTCGATAATTGCTAGAGTAAGTCGGCTGATGCATACCAATTTTCCTTCTTCGTTGTGAATTTCGATGCTCCAAACTTGTGTTTTTTTACCGATGTGAAAAGGAAAGGCAATTCCATACACAAAGCCTGAGCTAACCGGGCGCAAATGATTCGCATTTATGTCCAAGCCAACACAGGTATAAGTATTCATATCTACCACCAAATTTCCGCCGATGCTACCTAACGTTTCTGCCAAAGCCGCCATGGCACCCCCATGTAGCACACCGGTAGGTTGTTTGGTGCGCGCATCAACGGGCATACGACCTTTTATGTAATTATCACCCAACTCAATTAACTCGATACCCAAATGATCCATCATATTATTCTTGCCCAGTTCTTTTATGGACTCAATCGTATATTCTCTAAACCAAATTGCCATATCCTTTTTTATTTCAAATATAGGAAATGTGTTAATAATGTATTCAAGATGGAATTTCAGAATACGACAAACTGAGCATAAGCGGATTTACCGCAGAAACAATATACTGATTATAATCAGTCGTTAAAGTTTGAAAGGCTTGATGTTATTGCTAAATTTGCATTTGATTTATGAAAAGAATATTTTTTATTGGCATACTTATTTGTAGTATGCTAACACTTAGCAGCCTCTTAAGTAAACCTTCTGATGCTGCATTAATGACTCCTGAAAGCACTGCAGCGCTTGGAAAATTACTTTTTTTTGACCCAATACTTTCACAAGATAAATCGATAAGCTGTGCTTCTTGTCATAAGCCCGAATTTGCCTATGCGGATACTGTTGCTTTTAGCAATGGTGTAGCGGGTAACAAAACTACACGCAATGTACCTTCTGCGATGAACATGATGTATCGCGATATTTATTTTTGGGATGGAAGAGCAAATACCTTAGAAGAGCAAGCTATTTTCCCAATAGAAAATCCGGTAGAAATGAATTTAAAAATTGGTGAAGCAATAAAACGTTTAAATGCTTCGCCAAGTTATGTTAGCTATTTTAAACTGCTCTATAATGAAAAGCCAAATAAGAAAAACCTTGCACTCGCGCTAGCATCCTTTGAACGTACATTAGAAACATCAGCAACTCCTTTTGATAAATTTGCCAAAGGTGATAGCAGCGCCATATCTGAATCGGCTAAGCGCGGGCAACTTATTTTTAACCAAAAAGGGCATTGCTTTGATTGCCATTTTGGCCCTGATTTTACAGGTGATGAATTTAAAAATATCGGATTGTATAATGAGAAGGAATTGAACGATGCCGGGCGATTTAGTATTACAAAAAACGGAATTGATAAAGGAAAATTTAAAGTCCCCGGCTTACGCAATGTAGCGGTTACAGCTCCGTATATGCACAATGGCATGTTTACTACCTTACGTGAAGTTATTGATTACTATTCGGAGCCTGAAAAATTTGTGAAGGGCGGTATAAATACAGATCCCAT
This portion of the Bacteroidota bacterium genome encodes:
- a CDS encoding hotdog fold thioesterase, producing MAIWFREYTIESIKELGKNNMMDHLGIELIELGDNYIKGRMPVDARTKQPTGVLHGGAMAALAETLGSIGGNLVVDMNTYTCVGLDINANHLRPVSSGFVYGIAFPFHIGKKTQVWSIEIHNEEGKLVCISRLTLAIIENQNS
- a CDS encoding c-type cytochrome → MKRIFFIGILICSMLTLSSLLSKPSDAALMTPESTAALGKLLFFDPILSQDKSISCASCHKPEFAYADTVAFSNGVAGNKTTRNVPSAMNMMYRDIYFWDGRANTLEEQAIFPIENPVEMNLKIGEAIKRLNASPSYVSYFKLLYNEKPNKKNLALALASFERTLETSATPFDKFAKGDSSAISESAKRGQLIFNQKGHCFDCHFGPDFTGDEFKNIGLYNEKELNDAGRFSITKNGIDKGKFKVPGLRNVAVTAPYMHNGMFTTLREVIDYYSEPEKFVKGGINTDPITAAGFHLTEQEKQDIEAFLISLTDSSFALVK